One window from the genome of uncultured Fibrobacter sp. encodes:
- the purT gene encoding formate-dependent phosphoribosylglycinamide formyltransferase: MFEIGTPLSTTATKVLFCGAGELGKEVIIEMMRLGVEVVAVDRYANAPGMQVAHRSYVINMLDGLALREVIEREKPDYIVPEVEAIATDTLVELEKEGFNVIPTAKATKLTMNREGIRRLAAEELGLKTSPYRFADNFEEFKSAVKEIGIPCVVKPVMSSSGHGQSVIKTEADIENSWNISQTGGRTGQASRVIVEGFVPFDYEITLLTVRHVGGTSFLEPVGHHQVGGDYQESWQPQPMKPELLEKAKDIAKKVTDALGGRGIFGVELFVCKDDVLFSEVSPRPHDTGMVTLISQDLSEFALHARAVLGLPIPNIAFHGPSASKAIVVEGESDHVQFGNLGEVLAEPDTNIRLFGKPQLNGHRRMGVLLARRDTVEEAKAAVMAMREKVQVKL; this comes from the coding sequence ATGTTTGAAATCGGAACCCCGCTCAGCACAACTGCTACCAAGGTGCTTTTCTGTGGCGCCGGCGAACTGGGTAAGGAAGTCATCATCGAGATGATGCGACTGGGGGTGGAGGTCGTGGCTGTCGATCGCTACGCCAACGCTCCGGGCATGCAGGTTGCTCACCGTTCTTATGTTATCAACATGCTCGACGGCCTGGCCCTTCGCGAGGTGATTGAGCGTGAGAAGCCCGACTATATCGTTCCCGAGGTCGAGGCAATTGCGACCGATACGCTCGTGGAACTCGAGAAGGAAGGCTTCAACGTCATCCCGACAGCCAAGGCGACCAAGCTTACCATGAACCGCGAAGGCATCCGCCGCCTCGCGGCCGAGGAACTGGGCCTCAAGACGAGCCCGTACCGCTTTGCAGACAACTTTGAAGAATTCAAGAGCGCCGTGAAGGAAATCGGCATCCCCTGCGTCGTGAAACCGGTGATGAGTTCTTCTGGCCACGGCCAGAGCGTCATCAAGACGGAAGCCGACATTGAAAATTCCTGGAACATTTCCCAGACGGGTGGCCGCACGGGCCAAGCGAGCCGCGTGATTGTCGAGGGCTTTGTGCCGTTCGATTACGAGATTACGCTCCTCACGGTGCGCCATGTGGGCGGTACCAGCTTCCTCGAACCGGTCGGTCACCACCAAGTGGGTGGCGACTATCAGGAATCTTGGCAACCGCAGCCGATGAAACCCGAACTTCTCGAAAAGGCAAAAGACATTGCGAAAAAGGTGACGGACGCCCTGGGCGGCCGCGGCATCTTTGGCGTGGAACTGTTCGTGTGCAAAGACGACGTGCTGTTTAGCGAAGTTTCTCCGCGCCCGCACGATACCGGCATGGTGACGCTGATCAGCCAGGACCTTTCGGAGTTTGCGCTCCATGCGCGTGCCGTTCTCGGCCTGCCGATCCCGAACATCGCCTTCCACGGCCCGAGCGCATCCAAGGCAATTGTCGTCGAGGGTGAGTCCGACCACGTGCAGTTTGGCAACCTGGGCGAAGTTCTCGCCGAGCCGGACACGAATATCCGTTTGTTCGGCAAGCCGCAACTCAATGGGCACCGCCGTATGGGCGTGCTCCTTGCGCGCCGCGATACCGTAGAAGAAGCAAAGGCTGCGGTCATGGCCATGCGCGAAAAGGTTCAGGTTAAACTTTAA
- the ftsZ gene encoding cell division protein FtsZ, which yields MSEINNLDFETRSRIAVDETDTNNAKVKVFGVGGAGGNTVNRMVKMNIEGVEYYAVNTDAKALDLSSADHKIAIGQKTTKTLGAGMKPEIGRKAAEENMEDLKEAMKGADMIFITAGMGGGTGTGASPVVGAIARELGILTVAVVTKPFGFEGKRRGQLAADGIKELRANVDTMIVVDNKKILGVVQSTDKNLTLDGAFKLTDEILGNAVRSICDIMFRHGLIHVDFADIKTVMQNGGSALMGTGIAEGEGRGVKATDLALSSPLLEDINVDGATGVLVNVSHGENFSMLEYEEAMEHIHEAVSDRNDPNIIIGDILLPELGDKVCITIIATGCGGSNKEIAQQQAATVNALRASAAAATMASPIMQPHVAPAPAAAPVQPVAAQPVQPVAAQPVQVEQPAVSARPVPATPRPTDMNFVALAHATQPLPRVFPDASTVEMPTLTSAVAESAYSQPSFDATRSAEEELVLSPVDPVTATAVAEEEIPSASETDPLGQSGILNTAGLQAPAYTRNTMSTEGSSRASESQEADPFKDSGVDYSLPTWCRMNMNSDAF from the coding sequence ATGAGTGAAATAAACAACCTCGACTTCGAGACAAGGTCCCGCATAGCGGTGGACGAAACGGATACAAACAATGCCAAGGTGAAGGTGTTTGGCGTCGGCGGTGCCGGCGGCAATACCGTGAACCGTATGGTGAAGATGAATATTGAGGGCGTGGAATACTACGCCGTCAATACGGATGCGAAGGCTCTCGACCTGAGCAGCGCAGACCACAAGATCGCCATCGGGCAGAAGACCACGAAGACTCTCGGTGCGGGCATGAAGCCCGAAATCGGCCGCAAGGCTGCCGAAGAGAACATGGAAGATTTGAAGGAAGCCATGAAGGGCGCCGACATGATCTTCATTACCGCCGGTATGGGCGGTGGCACGGGTACGGGTGCATCCCCGGTCGTGGGCGCAATTGCCCGTGAACTTGGCATCCTCACCGTGGCCGTTGTGACCAAGCCCTTCGGCTTCGAAGGCAAGCGCCGTGGCCAGCTCGCTGCCGACGGTATCAAGGAACTCCGCGCCAATGTCGACACCATGATTGTGGTCGACAACAAGAAGATTCTCGGCGTCGTGCAGAGCACCGACAAGAACCTCACCTTGGATGGCGCTTTCAAGCTCACCGACGAAATCCTCGGCAACGCCGTGCGCAGCATCTGCGACATCATGTTCCGTCATGGTCTCATTCACGTTGACTTTGCCGATATCAAGACCGTCATGCAGAACGGCGGCAGCGCCCTGATGGGCACCGGCATCGCCGAAGGCGAAGGCCGCGGCGTCAAGGCTACCGACCTCGCTCTTTCTTCTCCGCTCCTCGAAGACATCAACGTCGATGGCGCCACGGGCGTGCTCGTGAACGTCTCCCACGGCGAAAACTTCTCGATGCTCGAATACGAAGAGGCTATGGAACATATCCACGAAGCTGTGAGCGATAGGAACGACCCGAACATCATCATCGGCGACATCCTGCTCCCGGAACTCGGCGACAAGGTTTGCATCACCATTATCGCTACGGGCTGTGGCGGTTCCAACAAGGAAATCGCCCAGCAGCAGGCTGCGACGGTCAACGCCCTGAGGGCTTCCGCCGCTGCCGCGACCATGGCTTCTCCGATTATGCAGCCGCATGTTGCTCCCGCACCTGCTGCTGCGCCTGTGCAGCCGGTGGCTGCACAGCCGGTACAGCCCGTCGCTGCCCAGCCGGTTCAGGTGGAACAGCCTGCCGTGAGCGCCCGCCCGGTCCCTGCGACCCCGCGCCCGACAGACATGAACTTTGTCGCGCTCGCTCATGCAACGCAGCCGCTGCCCCGCGTTTTCCCGGATGCTAGCACGGTCGAAATGCCGACGCTGACCTCCGCGGTTGCCGAGTCGGCTTATTCGCAGCCCAGCTTTGACGCGACACGCTCTGCCGAAGAAGAACTCGTGCTGAGCCCCGTTGACCCCGTAACGGCTACCGCCGTGGCCGAAGAGGAAATCCCGAGCGCAAGTGAGACAGATCCCCTCGGACAGTCCGGTATCCTGAATACGGCTGGCCTGCAGGCTCCTGCTTATACGCGCAACACGATGTCGACGGAAGGTTCTTCCAGGGCTTCTGAAAGCCAGGAAGCGGATCCGTTCAAGGACAGCGGGGTCGACTACAGCTTGCCGACCTGGTGCCGTATGAACATGAATTCCGATGCTTTCTAG
- the ftsA gene encoding cell division protein FtsA — translation MDDNKQNMIKKDDYIFGLDIGTSKINLFVGAIEGNSVRVLECGDFPLANPDAFDSVVETLGKAVHMLESSTSIDVHNVYVGIAGKHVSSINYKGLVTLPTSEVRDVDIEAVVKQASTVPSSAGQIIHVFPGEFTLDEERGIKNPKGKTGCRLGVDVQVVTSRQNALMDITKCVESAGLTIADFVLEPLAAASAVLTDDERELGVALVDFGAGSADIAVFVGDSVRYTASLDLAGNTVTSDISKCLKVPISLAKAEEIKKKYGTCKISNLIEDETFPVPAVGGRGDVQCSRKLLANVITARVKEIFKMLAKDLQKRHLDVLINGGVVLTGGCCALEGIEAVAEQAFEKPVRIGHPTGMSGIQDAFQKPSYATGIGLLYYAAKQHRENKKRETGTQISVSVKKGLQRFKDFVKTYF, via the coding sequence ATGGATGACAACAAACAAAACATGATCAAAAAGGACGATTACATATTCGGCCTTGATATTGGTACCTCCAAAATAAACCTTTTCGTGGGGGCTATCGAAGGGAATTCGGTCCGGGTGCTGGAATGTGGGGATTTCCCGCTTGCAAATCCGGATGCGTTTGACTCGGTGGTCGAAACTCTCGGGAAGGCTGTCCACATGCTTGAATCCTCGACAAGCATTGATGTTCACAACGTCTATGTGGGTATTGCAGGCAAGCATGTTTCCTCGATAAATTACAAGGGCCTGGTTACGCTCCCGACAAGTGAAGTCCGCGATGTCGATATCGAGGCCGTCGTCAAGCAGGCGAGTACAGTGCCGTCGTCTGCAGGCCAGATTATCCATGTGTTCCCGGGCGAGTTTACGCTTGACGAAGAACGCGGTATCAAAAACCCGAAGGGCAAGACAGGATGCCGACTCGGTGTGGATGTACAAGTTGTCACCTCTAGGCAGAATGCCCTCATGGACATTACCAAGTGCGTAGAATCGGCGGGTTTGACTATTGCCGATTTTGTGCTGGAACCCCTTGCAGCGGCAAGCGCCGTGTTGACCGACGACGAACGTGAACTCGGTGTCGCGCTGGTTGACTTTGGTGCGGGTTCTGCAGACATCGCCGTGTTCGTCGGTGATTCTGTGCGCTATACAGCATCGCTTGATTTGGCCGGCAATACGGTTACGAGCGATATCAGCAAGTGCCTCAAGGTGCCTATATCCCTTGCCAAGGCCGAAGAAATTAAGAAGAAGTATGGTACATGCAAGATAAGCAACCTCATCGAGGACGAAACGTTCCCGGTGCCGGCTGTCGGTGGGCGCGGCGACGTGCAGTGCTCCCGCAAGCTCCTTGCGAATGTCATTACGGCCCGCGTCAAGGAAATTTTCAAGATGCTCGCCAAGGACCTCCAGAAACGCCATTTGGACGTGCTCATCAACGGGGGCGTCGTGCTCACGGGCGGATGCTGTGCCCTCGAAGGAATTGAAGCCGTTGCCGAGCAGGCTTTTGAAAAACCCGTGCGCATCGGTCACCCGACCGGCATGAGCGGGATACAGGACGCTTTCCAGAAGCCGTCGTATGCAACAGGCATTGGCCTCTTGTACTACGCGGCCAAGCAACATCGCGAAAATAAGAAGCGCGAAACGGGTACGCAGATTTCTGTATCCGTCAAGAAGGGTTTGCAGCGCTTCAAGGATTTCGTGAAAACGTATTTCTAA
- a CDS encoding FtsQ-type POTRA domain-containing protein — MNQNKTTFLGRRIGLNEEQRKRARAKKMKSGVGHACSWFRRRGWIFCLLLAAVGMTLWHFRFYVQRFNPLEFRYLQIVEIDGNRMLTWEDIMQGAQVETGMPMSELNADSVKASLLQIPLIHSVEVEKRFPSFLKIHVQEATPVASVIEEGKATVYTERGLVLPMALTLALHLPIVAPESMDKIATVTEFLSTMRKNAPLLYGKVSQVAWDDADSAMEVFFSDAAYRTLFPSSGWNESQFRLYDSLRKGFSGDLRCAGEVDLRFDGFAYIRDFDKRCLNG, encoded by the coding sequence TTGAACCAAAACAAGACGACATTTCTAGGCCGTCGAATCGGCTTGAACGAGGAACAGCGCAAGCGCGCCCGGGCGAAGAAGATGAAGTCCGGTGTGGGCCATGCCTGCTCCTGGTTTAGGCGTCGTGGCTGGATTTTCTGTCTGTTGCTTGCTGCCGTGGGCATGACCCTTTGGCATTTCAGGTTCTATGTACAAAGATTCAATCCGCTGGAATTCCGTTATCTGCAAATTGTCGAGATTGATGGAAATCGTATGCTCACATGGGAAGACATCATGCAGGGTGCCCAGGTAGAAACGGGCATGCCGATGTCTGAACTCAATGCCGATTCCGTGAAGGCTTCGCTTTTGCAGATTCCGCTGATTCATTCGGTCGAGGTGGAAAAAAGGTTCCCCTCGTTCCTGAAGATTCATGTGCAGGAGGCGACTCCCGTGGCGTCGGTTATCGAAGAAGGGAAGGCGACGGTTTATACCGAACGCGGCCTTGTGCTCCCGATGGCGCTCACGTTGGCGCTCCACCTGCCGATTGTCGCACCCGAATCAATGGACAAGATTGCGACGGTTACGGAGTTCCTTTCAACGATGCGGAAAAATGCACCGCTGCTTTATGGCAAGGTGTCTCAGGTGGCTTGGGACGATGCGGATTCTGCGATGGAAGTGTTTTTTAGCGATGCGGCTTACCGCACGTTGTTCCCGTCTTCGGGCTGGAACGAAAGTCAGTTTAGGTTGTACGATTCGCTCCGGAAGGGATTTTCTGGGGACTTGCGCTGCGCGGGCGAAGTCGACTTGCGTTTTGACGGCTTTGCCTATATAAGGGATTTTGATAAGAGGTGTCTCAATGGATGA
- the murC gene encoding UDP-N-acetylmuramate--L-alanine ligase — translation MPIMYSKRVRRLHFVGIGGAGMSGIAEVVKENGFEVTGSDMGEGQVIDYLKGLGISIAPKHEAKNVENADLVVYSSAIPYDNVELVEARNRRIPIIRRAEMLGELMRLKYTLAIAGTHGKTTTTSIVGQIWEEAKRDPTIIVGGVVKGKGSGAKVGRGDYLIAESDEFDRSFLSMMPSSAIITNIDSDHLDTYGNIEEIKAAFVEFANKVPFYGQVIVCLDDPNVQQILSKLKKPVITYGFTRQAKYRIDNLRFDHGYPHFEIFNDGVSLGQFQLKIPGRHNVLNATAAIALAVEEGIDIEIARHAAAAFEGVKRRFEFIGEKNGVMVFDDYAHHPTEATATLLGFREAFPDKRVIVAFQPHLFSRTRDQHESFGSAFANCDVLLVTDIYPSREKPIEGITGALVADSATVRGHRDARFVGDQMNLLPILKKELRPNDVVVLMGAGNVWKLGTKILEECI, via the coding sequence GCATTTTGTAGGTATCGGTGGTGCCGGTATGTCGGGCATTGCCGAGGTCGTCAAGGAAAACGGCTTCGAGGTCACCGGCTCCGACATGGGCGAGGGCCAGGTCATCGATTACCTGAAGGGACTGGGCATAAGCATTGCTCCTAAGCACGAAGCAAAAAATGTGGAAAACGCCGACTTGGTGGTGTATTCTTCTGCGATCCCTTACGACAACGTGGAACTGGTCGAAGCGCGCAACCGTCGCATCCCCATTATCCGCCGCGCCGAAATGCTCGGTGAACTGATGCGCCTCAAGTACACGCTCGCTATTGCCGGTACGCACGGCAAGACGACGACCACCTCTATCGTGGGCCAGATTTGGGAAGAGGCGAAGCGTGACCCGACGATTATCGTGGGCGGCGTGGTGAAGGGCAAGGGCAGCGGCGCCAAGGTGGGCCGCGGTGATTACCTGATTGCCGAAAGCGACGAGTTCGACCGCAGTTTCCTTTCGATGATGCCGAGTTCCGCCATCATCACCAACATCGATTCGGACCATTTGGATACTTACGGTAATATTGAAGAAATCAAGGCCGCGTTCGTGGAATTTGCGAACAAGGTGCCGTTCTACGGCCAAGTGATTGTCTGCCTCGACGACCCGAACGTGCAGCAGATTCTCTCCAAGCTCAAGAAGCCCGTGATTACTTACGGTTTCACGCGCCAGGCCAAGTACCGTATCGACAACTTGCGCTTTGACCATGGCTATCCGCATTTCGAAATTTTTAACGATGGGGTGAGCCTGGGACAGTTCCAGCTGAAGATTCCTGGACGTCATAATGTGCTGAACGCGACGGCGGCTATCGCCCTTGCGGTCGAAGAAGGCATTGATATCGAGATCGCCCGCCACGCTGCCGCCGCCTTTGAAGGCGTCAAGCGTCGCTTTGAGTTTATCGGCGAAAAGAACGGCGTCATGGTGTTTGATGATTATGCTCACCACCCGACAGAAGCTACTGCGACGCTTCTAGGATTCCGTGAGGCATTCCCGGACAAGCGCGTGATTGTCGCTTTCCAGCCGCATCTGTTCTCGCGCACCCGTGACCAGCACGAATCCTTCGGCAGCGCTTTTGCCAACTGCGATGTGCTCCTGGTGACCGACATTTACCCGTCCCGCGAAAAGCCCATCGAAGGCATTACCGGTGCGCTCGTTGCCGACAGCGCGACCGTGCGTGGCCATCGCGATGCCCGCTTCGTGGGTGACCAGATGAATCTGCTCCCGATTCTCAAGAAGGAACTCCGCCCGAACGATGTGGTGGTCCTTATGGGTGCCGGTAACGTCTGGAAACTCGGTACGAAGATTCTGGAGGAATGTATTTGA